The Virgibacillus phasianinus genome includes a window with the following:
- a CDS encoding homoserine dehydrogenase, which translates to MKKNISVGLLGLGTVGTGVFQLIEKHQEELVHKLGCGVSIKSILVCDLEKAREVAVNPTYLTTNPEDVINHPEIDVIIEVMGGIDETRQHILKALKARKHVVTANKDLMALHGTELQKAAYQNGCDLFYEASVAGGIPIVRGIADGLVSDRIQKVMGIVNGTTNYILTKMDDERVSYQDALKEAQELGFAEADPTADVGGLDAARKMAILARLAFSTSVDLEDVEVCGIENVALKDLQLGKQLGLTMKLVGFTHFQDGQVEVSVEPTFLSNVHPLASVKNENNAVYVNGEAVGETMFYGPGAGGLPTATAIMSDVVAVIKNMLLDISGRQFIPPRFEKVLKTPDQRGGNYYFRLHVEDKVDTFTSISAIFNHLAIGIERILQTPGDEIVVVTHEATLEKVRNVITRLQEADVVKDVKSYFRIEGVVRK; encoded by the coding sequence ATGAAAAAAAATATATCTGTCGGTCTTTTAGGCTTAGGAACAGTTGGAACCGGTGTTTTTCAGCTTATTGAAAAACACCAGGAGGAGCTTGTTCACAAACTAGGTTGTGGAGTGTCTATAAAAAGTATTTTGGTTTGCGATTTAGAAAAAGCGCGCGAAGTTGCGGTAAATCCTACATATCTTACTACCAACCCCGAAGATGTTATCAATCACCCGGAAATTGATGTGATAATCGAGGTAATGGGTGGTATTGATGAAACTCGTCAACATATCTTAAAGGCATTAAAAGCAAGAAAACATGTTGTAACAGCCAACAAAGACTTAATGGCACTACACGGAACTGAGCTGCAAAAAGCAGCATATCAAAATGGTTGTGATCTGTTCTATGAAGCTAGTGTTGCTGGTGGAATACCAATCGTGCGGGGAATTGCGGATGGACTTGTGTCAGATCGAATTCAAAAAGTGATGGGAATTGTTAATGGAACTACGAACTATATTCTAACAAAAATGGATGATGAGAGAGTTTCTTATCAGGATGCATTGAAGGAGGCTCAGGAACTAGGATTTGCCGAGGCAGACCCAACAGCAGATGTTGGTGGTTTGGATGCCGCACGTAAAATGGCGATATTAGCAAGACTTGCATTTTCAACTTCCGTAGATTTAGAAGATGTGGAAGTATGCGGAATTGAAAATGTAGCATTAAAGGATTTGCAGCTTGGAAAACAACTGGGCCTGACAATGAAACTAGTAGGTTTCACACATTTCCAAGACGGTCAAGTGGAAGTGAGCGTAGAACCTACCTTTCTATCCAATGTTCATCCACTTGCATCGGTTAAAAATGAAAATAATGCTGTATATGTGAACGGTGAGGCTGTTGGGGAAACAATGTTTTATGGACCTGGGGCTGGCGGTCTGCCAACAGCAACTGCGATAATGTCAGATGTGGTCGCTGTTATTAAAAATATGTTGTTGGACATAAGCGGACGACAGTTTATTCCGCCCCGTTTTGAAAAGGTACTGAAAACTCCTGATCAACGAGGCGGGAACTATTATTTTAGACTTCATGTAGAAGATAAGGTTGATACATTTACGTCTATATCAGCTATATTTAATCACCTGGCTATTGGCATTGAACGGATTTTACAAACCCCCGGGGATGAGATTGTTGTAGTAACGCATGAAGCAACCCTGGAAAAAGTAAGAAATGTAATTACTAGATTACAGGAGGCTGATGTTGTAAAAGATGTAAAAAGTTATTTTCGGATTGAAGGAGTTGTTCGTAAATGA
- the dapG gene encoding aspartate kinase, translating to MTILVQKFGGTSLQTQASISNVISHVKHALESKQKIVVVVSALGRKPDPYATDTLLGLIKHSNNREKDMLMSCGEIIAGVVLSNELQNNQVKSIALTGAQAGITTTADFTQAEIKNINTRRIRTELDNHDVVVVAGFQGQTSTGEITTIGRGGSDTTAAALGVALNAEKVEIFTDVNGIMTADPRIVKTARQLKIVSYAEICNLANQGAKVIHPRAVEIAMRGNIPLHVRSTYSVESGTLITNAGIKEIPSQLITGIAHVPKLTQIKIVNKEETHQHSDVNKIMAEAGINVDFSAISATELLLTIPNVHTEAAVDCITNMDFQPKVVENCARISVVGGGMTGAMSSDELVRVLLDKGIEVLQSAVNHTGNRVLVHEKDLMTAVNVLHDTFNLSQTLESGVR from the coding sequence ACAAGCCAGTATTTCTAATGTGATTTCTCATGTCAAACATGCACTAGAAAGCAAACAAAAAATAGTTGTAGTTGTCTCAGCACTGGGACGTAAACCTGATCCGTACGCTACGGATACATTACTCGGTCTAATTAAACATTCTAATAATCGGGAAAAAGATATGCTGATGTCATGCGGTGAGATCATTGCTGGTGTAGTGTTATCGAATGAACTGCAAAATAATCAGGTTAAATCTATTGCACTTACTGGTGCACAAGCTGGTATTACGACCACAGCTGATTTTACACAAGCTGAGATTAAAAATATTAATACGCGGCGAATCCGAACCGAATTGGATAACCATGATGTGGTAGTAGTTGCTGGCTTTCAGGGGCAAACTTCTACTGGTGAAATTACAACGATTGGCAGGGGTGGCAGTGACACAACAGCAGCAGCTCTTGGAGTGGCACTTAATGCTGAAAAAGTTGAAATTTTCACAGATGTAAATGGCATCATGACTGCAGACCCCAGAATAGTTAAGACGGCAAGACAATTAAAAATTGTGTCCTATGCGGAAATTTGTAATTTAGCAAATCAGGGAGCAAAAGTGATTCATCCAAGAGCAGTAGAAATTGCTATGCGTGGGAATATCCCATTACATGTACGTTCGACTTACTCGGTTGAGAGTGGGACGTTGATAACGAATGCGGGGATAAAGGAAATACCAAGTCAGCTGATAACGGGAATTGCCCATGTGCCCAAACTAACCCAAATTAAAATTGTAAATAAAGAGGAAACTCATCAACATTCAGATGTTAATAAGATAATGGCAGAGGCTGGAATAAATGTTGATTTTTCTGCCATATCTGCAACTGAGTTACTGTTGACTATTCCAAATGTCCATACGGAAGCGGCAGTCGATTGTATTACAAATATGGACTTCCAGCCAAAGGTGGTTGAAAATTGTGCGAGGATATCGGTGGTTGGTGGAGGCATGACGGGTGCGATGAGTTCAGATGAACTTGTGCGGGTTCTCCTTGATAAAGGGATCGAGGTCTTGCAATCAGCTGTAAATCATACAGGCAATAGGGTATTAGTTCATGAAAAAGATTTAATGACTGCGGTTAATGTGCTGCATGATACATTCAATTTGAGTCAAACGCTGGAATCAGGTGTCAGATAA
- the thrC gene encoding threonine synthase produces the protein MNWQGIIKHYGTYLPVTKETPALTLHEGNTPLIYFSHLSDQLGVELYGKVEGANPTGSFKDRGMVMAVAKAAEAGSTSVICASTGNTSASAAAYAAKAGMRAIIVIPKGKVALGKLAQAKMYGAEIVEIDGNFDDALKMVRKLSEKTAVTLVNSVNPYRLEGQKTAAFEVCEQLGSAPDILAIPVGNAGNISAYWKGFKEYHDRKKSGLPKMFGFEAEGAAAIVKNKVITNPETVATAIRIGNPASWDLAVAARDESNGKINAVSENEITNGFQLLARKEGIFAEPGSCASIAGLIQQCKEGTIAPGSKVVAVLTGNGLKDPQTAIDQVSVEPVSLPNDGEKVMAYLSDMVTT, from the coding sequence ATGAATTGGCAAGGAATAATCAAACATTATGGCACATATTTACCTGTTACCAAAGAGACACCGGCGCTAACCCTTCACGAGGGAAACACGCCATTAATCTATTTTTCCCATTTATCAGATCAACTGGGAGTGGAACTTTACGGCAAAGTGGAAGGTGCAAACCCGACTGGTTCTTTTAAGGACAGAGGAATGGTGATGGCAGTTGCAAAAGCAGCGGAGGCGGGAAGTACTTCTGTTATCTGCGCGTCAACTGGGAATACATCAGCTTCGGCGGCCGCCTATGCCGCCAAAGCAGGAATGCGGGCAATTATTGTGATTCCAAAGGGGAAGGTAGCCCTAGGAAAACTAGCCCAGGCAAAAATGTATGGTGCTGAAATTGTAGAGATTGATGGCAATTTTGATGATGCTTTAAAAATGGTGCGAAAGTTAAGTGAGAAAACCGCAGTTACCTTGGTGAATTCCGTTAATCCTTATCGATTGGAAGGACAAAAGACGGCTGCATTTGAAGTGTGCGAACAGCTGGGCTCAGCGCCCGATATTCTTGCTATTCCGGTTGGCAATGCAGGGAATATCAGTGCATATTGGAAAGGCTTTAAGGAATATCATGATAGAAAGAAGTCGGGCCTGCCTAAAATGTTTGGTTTTGAAGCAGAGGGTGCGGCAGCAATTGTGAAAAATAAGGTTATTACGAACCCTGAAACAGTTGCTACAGCGATTCGAATTGGCAATCCAGCAAGTTGGGATCTGGCAGTGGCGGCAAGGGACGAATCAAACGGAAAAATTAATGCTGTATCAGAAAATGAAATTACGAACGGCTTCCAGCTTTTGGCACGTAAGGAAGGTATATTTGCCGAGCCTGGATCCTGTGCTTCAATTGCCGGGCTCATCCAGCAATGCAAGGAAGGAACCATTGCTCCCGGCAGCAAAGTTGTCGCGGTCTTGACAGGGAATGGTTTGAAGGATCCGCAGACAGCAATAGACCAGGTTAGTGTCGAACCTGTGTCGCTTCCAAATGATGGAGAAAAAGTCATGGCCTATCTATCAGATATGGTGACAACATGA